One window of the Carassius auratus strain Wakin unplaced genomic scaffold, ASM336829v1 scaf_tig00216647, whole genome shotgun sequence genome contains the following:
- the LOC113098771 gene encoding phosphoinositide-3-kinase-interacting protein 1-like: MKMCQLLYFVFLLSSGLVDGLSVVEECITSNGEDYKGMQQKTSTGNICLNWNSLNSQSDVGDHNFCRNPDGSEKPWCYVSGSDGVTRKEACDIMTCQDQNSTEATAPEEYVPTQGLTPRMVVTFENADSFPSQVEGVVVQPVKGVHQQVRSGPKKKKDLGTLGYVLAVFMMAIIILLGGGITIGYFYKRGRDLKKQHEQRVYEREMHRITLPLSAFANPTCELVDENTIIISAEPINQTPTQEPVEGADPLMGTAGTPGA, translated from the exons ATGAAAATGTGTCAGCTGCTGTACTTTGTGTTTCTGCTGAGCTCTGGTTTGGTGGATGGTTTGTCTGTTGTTGAAG AGTGTATAACTTCTAATGGAGAAGACTATAAAGGAATGCAGCAGAAGACATCCACAGGGAATATCTGTCTCAACTGGAACAGTTTAAACTCTCAGTCAG ATGTTGGAGATCACAATTTTTGTCGTAACCCAGATGGTTCAGAGAAGCCCTGGTGCTATGTCTCCGGGTCCGATGGAGTGACCAGAAAAGAAGCGTGTGATATTATGACATGCCAAG ACCAAAACTCCACAGAAGCCACGGCTCCAGAAGAGTATGTCCCCACTCAGGGACTCACCCCAAGAATGGTAGTGACCTTCGAAAACGCAGACTCCTTCCCCTCGCAGGTGGAGGGTGTGGTGGTGCAGCCCGTGAAGGGAGTCCATCAGCAGGTCAGGAGTGgacccaagaagaagaaagaccTTGGGACTCTTG GTTATGTTCTCGCTGTCTTCATGATGGCCATTATCATCCTGCTTGGAGGTGGCATCACAATAGGATACTTCTACAAACG GGGTCGTGACCTCAAGAAACAACACGAGCAGCGGGTTTACGAGCGGGAGATGCATCGCATCACTCTTCCCCTCTCTGCCTTTGCCAATCCCACCTGTGAGCTGGTGGACGAGAACACCATCATCATCTCGGCTGAACCAATCAACCAGACCCCCACTCAGGAGCCGGTCGAGGGAGCCGACCCCCTTATGGGGACGGCGGGGACCCCTGGAGCTTGA